Proteins from a genomic interval of Deltaproteobacteria bacterium:
- a CDS encoding N-acetyltransferase: MLRKAKVEDVKKMHALIDSYAKKGEMLPCALVDLYERLRDFYVFIDDDSKELVGACALHICWEDLGEIRSLAVKGEKKLSGIGKKMALACLEEAAIIGLKRVFALTYQPRFFSRLGFKEIDKGELPHKIWGACIKCSKFPECDETAMMLPLSE; this comes from the coding sequence ATGCTTAGAAAGGCGAAAGTAGAAGATGTAAAAAAGATGCATGCCCTTATTGACAGTTATGCAAAAAAGGGTGAAATGCTCCCCTGCGCTCTTGTCGATCTTTATGAAAGATTGAGGGATTTTTATGTTTTTATTGATGATGACAGTAAGGAACTGGTCGGGGCCTGCGCCCTTCATATCTGCTGGGAAGATCTTGGTGAAATCAGGTCCCTGGCGGTAAAGGGTGAGAAGAAGCTTTCCGGTATCGGCAAAAAAATGGCGCTTGCCTGCCTTGAAGAGGCGGCTATTATCGGGCTTAAACGGGTCTTTGCCTTAACCTATCAGCCCCGTTTTTTTTCAAGGCTCGGTTTTAAGGAGATCGATAAAGGGGAGCTTCCCCACAAGATATGGGGCGCCTGCATAAAGTGCTCCAAATTCCCCGAATGTGATGAGACAGCGATGATGTTACCGCTTTCTGAATGA